The following are encoded together in the Etheostoma spectabile isolate EspeVRDwgs_2016 unplaced genomic scaffold, UIUC_Espe_1.0 scaffold325, whole genome shotgun sequence genome:
- the ved gene encoding LOW QUALITY PROTEIN: ventrally expressed dharma/bozozok antagonist (The sequence of the model RefSeq protein was modified relative to this genomic sequence to represent the inferred CDS: inserted 1 base in 1 codon) gives MRGYFSIEWMAQSSQQPAGTETRTSASGPGPAACGTHAESLPGFYCRQKTGNGAEQKETRTQDLDAFSPRQHQASLTNPVTEAGFSSGTEEETSGYESEEGHSLSPPAPSPXPSPLAPASPPSPALGRRPRTAFTAEQISSLEKAFKRNAYLGTQDKADLCKKLSLSDKQIRNWFQNRRMKLKRTVQDALAHACQASVASQLMHYPELQAYRPGPYPRYPPAGQDHGPASSSSYLHPHGLQYGSARPGVASLPLDSFYQYGSLPGVMLPSGTTPLLPGAYPAYPQYY, from the exons ATGAGGGGATATTTTTCCATCGAGTGGATGGCCCAGAGCAGCCAGCAGCCCGCGGGTACTGAGACCAGGACCTCGGCTTCTGGACCGGGACCCGCCGCCTGTGGGACGCACGCCGAGAGTCTGCCGGGTTTTTACTGCAGACAGAAGACTGGAAACGGAGCCGAGCAGAAGGAAACCAGGACCCAGGACCTCGATGCTTTCAGCCCTCGGCAGCACCAAGCTTCTCTTACTAACCCAG TGACTGAAGCGGgtttcagcagcgggacagAGGAGGAGACGTCCGGCTACGAGAGCGAGGAGGGTCACTCCCTCTCCCCCCcggccccctccc ccccttcccccctggCCCCCGCCTCCCCCCCTTCACCTGCGTTGGGGCGGAGGCCTCGGACGGCGTTCACGGCGGAGCAGATCAGCAGCCTGGAGAAAGCCTTCAAGAGGAACGCTTACCTGGGAACACAAGACAAGGCCGACCTCTGCAAGAAGCTCAGCCTGTCGGACAAACAg aTCAGGAACTGGTTCCAGAACCGGCGGATGAAGCTGAAGAGGACGGTGCAAGACGCCCTGGCCCACGCCTGCCAGGCGAGCGTCGCCTCCCAGCTGATGCACTACCCCGAGCTGCAGGCCTACAGACCGGGGCCGTACCCCAGATACCCCCCAGCGGGGCAGGACCACGGCccggcctcctcctcctcctacctCCACCCGCACGGCCTGCAGTACGGCTCCGCCCGGCCCGGCGTCGCCTCTCTGCCCCTGGACTCCTTCTACCAGTACGGCAGCCTCCCCGGGGTCATGCTGCCCTCGGGCACGACCCCCCTCCTGCCCGGAGCCTACCCCGCTTACCCCCAGTATTACTGA
- the purbb gene encoding LOW QUALITY PROTEIN: transcriptional regulator protein Pur-beta (The sequence of the model RefSeq protein was modified relative to this genomic sequence to represent the inferred CDS: inserted 1 base in 1 codon) — MMSVKGGARALAESAQKAATQERXGRSRMVELKMADGDSGSERGGSSGGGGGGGGGGGGGGGGGGFQHFQRDQDTQELASKRLDIQNKRFYLDVKQNSKGRFIKIAEVGAGGSKSRLTLSLSVAAEFRDYLGDFIEHYAQLGPSSPEQIAQATAGEDGGPRRALKSEFLVRENRKYYLDLKENQRGRFLRIRQTVNRGPGFGVGGPAGGMLSGQTIALPAQGLIEFRDALAKLIDDYGGDDEELAGGTAAGGYSELPEGTSIMVDSKRFFFDVGSNKYGVFLRVSEVKPSYRNSITIPFKAWGKFGGAFSRYAEEMKEIQERQRDKMYERRDESEGDDVDDD; from the exons ATGATGAGCGTGAAGGGGGGCGCGCGCGCGCTGGCCGAGAGCGCGCAGAAAGCAGCTACGCAGGAGA GGGGCAGAAGCCGAATGGTGGAGCTGAAGATGGCGGATGGAGACAGCGGGAGTGAGCGCGGTGGTAGTAGCGgtggaggaggcggaggaggtggaggtggaggcggaggtggaggtggaggtggctTCCAACACTTCCAGCGGGACCAGGACACCCAGGAGCTGGCGTCCAAGCGCCTCGACATCCAGAACAAGCGCTTCTATCTGGACGTCAAGCAAAACAGCAAGGGCAGGTTCATCAAAATCGCCGAAGTCGGGGCCGGGGGCTCCAAGAGTCGCCTGACCCTGTCCCTGTCGGTGGCGGCGGAGTTCCGGGACTACCTCGGGGACTTCATCGAGCACTACGCCCAACTGGGGCCTAGCAGTCCGGAGCAGATAGCGCAGGCCACCGCGGGTGAGGACGGCGGGCCCAGGCGCGCTCTGAAGAGCGAGTTCCTCGTCCGGGAGAACCGCAAATACTACCTGGACTTAAAGGAGAACCAGCGCGGGAGGTTCCTGCGCATCCGGCAGACCGTGAACCGCGGACCGGGTTTTGGAGTTGGGGGCCCCGCGGGCGGCATGCTGTCCGGCCAGACCATAGCCCTTCCGGCCCAGGGGCTCATAGAGTTCAGAGACGCCCTCGCTAAGCTCATAGACGACTACGGGGGAGACGACGAGGAGCTGGCAGGGGGCACGGCCGCAGGGGGGTACAGCGAGCTCCCCGAGGGCACCTCCATCATGGTGGACTCCAAGCGCTTCTTTTTCGACGTGGGCTCCAACAAATACGGGGTGTTCCTGCGCGTGAGCGAGGTGAAGCCCAGCTACAGGAACTCTATCACCATCCCGTTCAAAGCCTGGGGCAAATTCGGCGGCGCGTTCAGCAGATACGCCgaggagatgaaggagatccAGGAGAGGCAGAGGGATAAGATGTACGAGAGGAGGGACGAGTCCGAGGGGGACGACGTGGACGACGActga